A single genomic interval of Desulfolucanica intricata harbors:
- a CDS encoding CsxC family protein, with the protein MSKWDKKVDYAPKHDCVEVKTLTQKECFNEPIRPVPNNTGTLVKVPVVLAELTVQFNVDAKISLPEPALEIKQIHKRLKLTQCTLLQNTNKLFIKGFVRKNIEFATPSSCSNARGVCGNIRHCTVDIPISCVTRVKFTAPPIPVYYNKKKEFEFLTTNTLPSKFPRKDLLLSGDLSEFNQFSQEYFNELPFCELISSKITEFDEFLNLKHLPHGPFEENTFKEIEEKMDIELTLKILQLQQVQIGKPFKGHDKGYGKGYDKYYDKYYDKDYDEYYDKYYDEDYDEYCDKEYKKDYDKYYDKEYKKGYEKDYDKEYKKDYDKDYDKDYNKKYKKDFKKDHDNGYDKDYDKDCD; encoded by the coding sequence AAAGTTGATTATGCTCCCAAACATGATTGTGTTGAGGTCAAGACCTTAACTCAAAAAGAGTGCTTCAATGAACCAATTCGCCCTGTTCCTAACAATACAGGAACACTGGTAAAAGTTCCGGTAGTTCTTGCCGAACTTACTGTACAATTTAATGTCGATGCCAAAATATCCCTACCGGAACCGGCATTGGAAATCAAACAAATCCATAAAAGACTTAAGCTTACACAATGTACACTTCTCCAGAATACAAATAAATTATTTATAAAAGGATTTGTCCGTAAAAATATTGAGTTTGCTACACCCAGCAGCTGTTCAAATGCTCGGGGAGTATGCGGAAACATTCGTCACTGCACTGTGGATATTCCCATTAGTTGTGTAACCAGAGTAAAATTTACTGCACCTCCAATACCTGTTTATTATAATAAGAAAAAAGAGTTTGAATTCCTAACTACCAACACTCTTCCCTCAAAGTTTCCAAGAAAAGATCTTTTGCTGTCCGGTGACTTATCAGAATTCAACCAATTCAGTCAGGAATATTTCAACGAACTTCCATTCTGTGAGTTAATCAGTAGTAAAATTACTGAATTCGATGAGTTTCTAAATCTGAAGCACCTGCCTCATGGTCCGTTTGAAGAAAATACTTTTAAAGAAATTGAAGAAAAAATGGATATAGAGCTTACTCTTAAAATTCTTCAGTTACAGCAAGTACAAATTGGAAAGCCGTTTAAAGGTCACGATAAAGGTTATGGCAAGGGTTATGACAAATATTATGACAAATATTATGACAAGGATTACGACGAGTATTATGATAAATATTATGATGAGGATTACGACGAGTATTGTGACAAAGAATACAAAAAAGACTACGACAAGTATTACGATAAAGAATATAAAAAGGGTTATGAAAAAGATTATGACAAAGAATATAAAAAGGATTACGACAAGGATTATGATAAAGATTACAATAAAAAATATAAAAAGGATTTCAAAAAAGATCACGACAATGGTTATGATAAAGATTACGA